One Pirellulales bacterium genomic window, TCGTCAACGAATTGACCATTGCCGACGTGATGGACTCCACGCGCGAGTTCGCCTTTCCCGAGTCGGTCGTCGACTTGTTGATCGGTCGCATGGGCCAACCCCCCGGCGGATTTCCGCCCGCAGTGCAACAGCGCGTCTTGCGTGGACAAAAACCGCTCACGGGCCGCCCCGGCGAGAGCCTCGTGCCGGCCGATTTCGACAAGGCGCGAGCCGAACTTGCCGAGCGCATGGGACGCGAACCCAACCAGCGCGAACTGGTCAGCTACTTGATGTTCCCCAAGGTCTTCCTGGAGTTTGTCGCCCACCAGGAGCAGTACAGCGACACCAGCGTGCTGCCCACCTATGTCTTCTTCTACCGCCTCGAGCCAGGGCAAGAAGTCGCCCTCGAGCTCGACCCCGGCAAGACCCTCATCGTGCAATATCTGGCGCTGGGCGATCCGCACCCCGATGGCCAGCGCACCGTGTTCTTTGAGCTCAATGGCCAGCCGCGCAGCGTCAAAGCGGCCGACAACTCCCTCGAAGCCGAAGTCGGCCGTCGCGCCAAAGCCAATCCGCACGACCCGCGCGAGATCGGCGCCCCCATGCCCGGCATGGTGGTCAAGGTCAACGTGTCCGAGGGGGACTCGATCGCCAAGGGACAAAAGCTGCTCACGCTCGAAGCGATGAAGATGCAAACCAATCTCGCCGCCGAACGCGACGGCAAGGTGGGCGAGGTGCTGGTGCAGGCCGGCACGCAGGTCGAAACCGGTGACCTGGTGATCCGGCTCGAATAGGGGCGCCAAGGCATGACCAGCACGGCGACGAGCTTCGATTTGGATCGCCTGCGCGCCGCGCCGCAGATTCGAGAATTGCGCTACTTCGACTCAATCGACTCCACCAACAGCGCCGCGCTGGCCGCGGCGCGCGAGCGCGCCGCCGAGTGTCCGGCGCTGTTTCTCACCCCCCAACAAACGGCTGGCCGTGGACGGGGCGCCAATCGTTGGCATTCCGACCAAGGCGCGCTGACCTTCTCGCTCTTGCTCACCCCCCCGGCCGAATTGGCGCGGGCCCACTGGTCGAAGTTGGCCATCACCACCGCGGTCGCCATCTGCCGCCTGCTCGATCGCCGCGCGCCCGCCGCGCGTAGCGGTATTCGTTGGCCCAACGATGTCTACAGCGACGGCCGCAAGATCGCGGGCATCCTGGTCGAGGCGCCGGCCGTGAGCGAGGGGCCACCGCAGGTGGTGATTGGCGTGGGGTTGAACGTGAACAACAGTCTGGCCGCGG contains:
- a CDS encoding biotin--[acetyl-CoA-carboxylase] ligase, producing the protein MTSTATSFDLDRLRAAPQIRELRYFDSIDSTNSAALAAARERAAECPALFLTPQQTAGRGRGANRWHSDQGALTFSLLLTPPAELARAHWSKLAITTAVAICRLLDRRAPAARSGIRWPNDVYSDGRKIAGILVEAPAVSEGPPQVVIGVGLNVNNSLAAAPTDVQARAIALTDLVGKSVDLTATLLELLFDIETDLARLAAQHRSLADDWKTRCLLRGSTVTLEHGPRQVRGYCHGIDDDASLLLDSGRGAERFYAGVLLAIE